One window from the genome of Echinicola vietnamensis DSM 17526 encodes:
- a CDS encoding cystathionine beta-synthase has translation MIYNSIIDTIGDTPLVKLNRLNKGIKGTIYVKVEYFNPGNSVKDRMAIKMIDDAEKAGILKPGGTIIEGTSGNTGMGLALVGIARGYKCIFTMADKQSKEKIDVLKAMGAEVVVCPTNVSPDDPRSYYSVAKKLNKDIPNSFYPNQYDNLSNWKAHYETTGPEIWKDTEGKITHFAAGVGTGGTMSGTAKYLKEQNPSIVSVGIDTYGSVFKKYKETGEFDENEIYPYLTEGIGEDILPANVDFSMIDHFVKVTDKDSAVMTRRLSREEGLFVGWSCGSAVHGALEYARQHLTEQDTMVIILPDHGTRYLGKVYNDDWMKNHGFLEDTTFGTARDIISSRNGSYELVVAKKGEKVKAAIHLMNERSVSQIPVVEDGNVIGSLTDTKLLTKIIQKPELKDAPVEEVMEDSMKFVALDSTLDVLSSMVDKDKAVLVRDDLHQIHIITKHDILGAITKG, from the coding sequence ATGATATACAACTCGATCATCGACACCATTGGAGACACTCCTTTGGTAAAGCTAAACCGTCTCAACAAAGGGATAAAGGGAACGATTTATGTGAAGGTAGAATATTTCAATCCTGGAAATTCGGTAAAGGACAGAATGGCGATCAAAATGATCGACGATGCCGAAAAAGCAGGAATACTAAAGCCAGGCGGAACCATTATAGAAGGAACCAGTGGCAATACCGGGATGGGCTTGGCCTTGGTAGGGATTGCGAGAGGGTACAAGTGTATTTTTACAATGGCCGATAAGCAGTCCAAAGAAAAAATAGATGTCCTCAAAGCCATGGGAGCAGAGGTGGTCGTTTGTCCTACCAACGTGTCCCCAGATGATCCGCGCTCCTACTATTCCGTAGCAAAAAAGCTCAATAAGGATATTCCCAATTCATTTTATCCCAATCAGTACGATAATCTTTCCAACTGGAAGGCCCACTATGAAACCACAGGTCCTGAGATTTGGAAGGATACAGAAGGGAAAATCACCCATTTTGCAGCAGGTGTGGGTACCGGCGGCACGATGAGCGGCACGGCCAAATACCTGAAAGAGCAAAACCCATCCATTGTGTCGGTGGGCATCGACACCTATGGTTCCGTTTTCAAAAAGTACAAGGAAACGGGGGAGTTTGATGAAAACGAAATTTATCCCTATCTCACCGAAGGAATTGGCGAGGATATTTTACCGGCCAATGTTGATTTTTCGATGATTGATCACTTTGTGAAGGTGACCGATAAGGATTCGGCCGTGATGACGAGGAGACTTTCCAGGGAAGAAGGACTGTTCGTGGGCTGGTCCTGCGGTTCTGCCGTCCATGGGGCCTTGGAGTATGCCCGGCAGCACCTAACGGAGCAGGATACCATGGTGATTATTTTGCCCGATCATGGTACCCGTTACTTGGGAAAGGTGTACAATGATGACTGGATGAAAAACCACGGCTTTTTGGAGGATACCACGTTTGGAACTGCCCGGGATATCATCTCCAGTCGTAATGGGAGCTATGAACTGGTGGTGGCCAAGAAAGGGGAGAAGGTCAAAGCGGCGATTCACCTGATGAACGAAAGGTCGGTTTCTCAGATCCCGGTCGTGGAAGACGGGAATGTGATCGGAAGCCTGACGGACACCAAATTGTTGACGAAGATCATTCAGAAGCCCGAGCTGAAGGATGCTCCGGTGGAGGAAGTCATGGAGGATTCGATGAAGTTTGTGGCATTGGACAGTACCTTGGACGTGTTGTCATCCATGGTGGACAAGGACAAGGCGGTCTTGGTCAGGGATGATCTACATCAGATTCACATCATCACCAAACATGACATTCTGGGAGCCATCACCAAAGGCTAG
- a CDS encoding aspartate carbamoyltransferase catalytic subunit produces MQQLSTKHLLGIKGLNEADIQLIFETADNFKEVINRPIKKVPSLRDITIANVFFENSTRTRLSFELAEKRLSADVINFSSSNSSVKKGETLVDTVNNILSMKVDMVVMRHSSPGAPHFLSQNIDANIVNAGDGTHEHPTQALLDAFSIREKLGDVAGKKVAIIGDILHSRVALSNIFCLQKLGAEVMVCGPITLLPKYISSLGVKVELDVKKALEWCDVANVLRIQLERQQIKYFPSLREYSLYYGVDKKLLDQLDKEIVIMHPGPINRGVELNSDVADSEHSIILNQVENGVAVRMAVLYLLAGVK; encoded by the coding sequence ATGCAACAGCTAAGTACCAAACATTTATTGGGTATCAAAGGATTGAATGAAGCAGATATCCAACTGATTTTCGAAACAGCGGACAATTTTAAAGAGGTTATCAACCGGCCGATCAAAAAGGTGCCATCGCTGCGGGACATTACCATTGCCAATGTGTTCTTTGAAAACTCCACTAGGACCCGGTTGTCCTTTGAACTGGCTGAAAAGCGGCTTTCTGCCGATGTGATCAATTTCTCATCCAGCAACAGCTCGGTCAAAAAAGGGGAAACACTGGTCGATACGGTAAACAATATCCTTTCGATGAAGGTGGACATGGTGGTCATGCGGCATAGCAGCCCGGGTGCTCCCCATTTTCTTTCACAAAATATCGATGCCAATATTGTCAATGCCGGAGACGGCACCCACGAGCATCCTACCCAAGCCTTGTTGGATGCTTTTTCCATCCGTGAAAAACTGGGAGATGTGGCCGGGAAGAAGGTGGCGATTATTGGTGATATCCTCCATTCAAGGGTAGCGCTTTCCAATATATTCTGCCTGCAAAAGTTGGGCGCAGAAGTAATGGTATGCGGTCCGATCACTTTGTTGCCAAAGTACATTTCGAGTCTGGGAGTAAAGGTGGAGTTAGATGTGAAAAAAGCACTGGAATGGTGTGACGTGGCCAATGTCCTGCGCATTCAACTCGAAAGGCAGCAGATTAAATATTTCCCATCCTTAAGGGAATATTCCCTTTACTATGGCGTCGATAAGAAGCTTTTGGATCAGTTGGATAAGGAAATAGTCATCATGCATCCAGGCCCCATCAATAGGGGGGTCGAGTTGAATTCAGATGTTGCCGACAGTGAGCACTCCATTATCCTCAATCAGGTAGAAAATGGGGTGGCCGTGCGAATGGCCGTGCTCTATTTGCTGGCAGGGGTAAAGTGA
- the pyrR gene encoding bifunctional pyr operon transcriptional regulator/uracil phosphoribosyltransferase PyrR gives MQKRLVLDQKQISIILDRFCYQLIENHDDFDNTVLLGLQPRGVMVLDRLEKRLEEISGVKVPSGYLDATFHRDDFRRRNIPLKANETKINFLIENKNVVLVDDVLFKGRSARAAMDAMIAFGRPRKVELMVLIDRKFTRDYPIKPDYCGREVNTLDSQYVSVEWALKGFEEDAIWITEKEEVKS, from the coding sequence ATGCAAAAAAGACTCGTCTTAGACCAAAAGCAAATTTCAATTATCCTGGACCGTTTCTGCTACCAGTTGATTGAAAATCACGATGATTTTGACAATACCGTACTGCTGGGACTTCAGCCAAGAGGGGTGATGGTGCTGGACCGACTGGAGAAGCGACTGGAGGAAATCAGCGGGGTGAAGGTGCCTTCTGGGTATTTGGATGCCACCTTCCATCGGGATGATTTCCGCAGGAGGAATATTCCGCTGAAAGCGAACGAGACTAAGATCAATTTTTTGATTGAAAACAAAAACGTGGTGTTGGTAGACGATGTACTTTTTAAAGGCAGGTCGGCCCGAGCGGCCATGGATGCCATGATTGCTTTTGGAAGGCCCAGGAAGGTAGAGCTGATGGTTCTGATAGATCGGAAATTTACACGTGATTATCCCATAAAGCCCGATTACTGTGGCCGGGAGGTCAATACGCTTGATAGCCAGTATGTCAGTGTGGAGTGGGCATTGAAAGGATTCGAGGAAGATGCGATTTGGATAACCGAAAAAGAAGAAGTTAAAAGCTAA
- a CDS encoding transcriptional regulator has product MNKFIGLFFLMVVLPVVVVAQVQFTNRAEVPSEWDDRDYLVLPTRDGTIAFRTKAAKGFSLEQRLQYFFTDRDLRGSKVYEVPVKDYFDLIGFDLDEEYLYTLFQKGESYANEKIVYEINLTNHRVREVKLENILEMELQEFLIMDKKAILMGMMDYRPAIQLLDTETGSVLTVQGIYANEVSILQLRKDPVLKVFDVLVSKRDRYKKRSLSIMTFDLEGNKLREVKVEPENRPDLEIVEGILTSMDDYSQVLIGPYGQRKRDPNMGVYFTRINEFGEYENRFLTLADFQHFYNYLPEKQKARRERKLARDIEKERDLVLPNTLVTREIVAGNNYFLVYNDYYLTSSGRFSPRDMMYSSDFYRYAPLSMRNRVVPGGYPWDYPGTDVMSNNEYKFMAAQFLLLDEEGQILWDNSLSLKDVTTTSPGKFGEVSFDGSNLFYLYLEDEKLQLSYLHNGEIELENEPVELALIDEEERIKDTQGESLSLSWWYGDYFLLSGKQRIRYLGDSGKEEIREVFFLTKIQANASLIPEEEAEEE; this is encoded by the coding sequence ATGAATAAATTCATAGGGTTATTTTTTCTGATGGTCGTATTGCCCGTTGTTGTGGTGGCCCAGGTACAGTTCACGAACCGGGCAGAGGTTCCTTCTGAATGGGACGATCGTGATTACCTGGTTTTGCCGACCAGGGACGGTACCATAGCCTTTCGCACCAAAGCGGCCAAAGGATTCAGTCTCGAACAGCGGCTCCAGTATTTTTTCACCGATCGGGACCTACGTGGTTCCAAGGTGTACGAAGTACCCGTGAAAGATTATTTTGACCTGATCGGGTTTGACCTGGATGAGGAATACCTGTATACCCTTTTCCAGAAAGGTGAAAGCTATGCCAATGAGAAGATTGTCTATGAAATCAACCTGACCAACCACCGGGTGAGGGAAGTGAAATTGGAGAATATCCTCGAAATGGAACTCCAGGAGTTTTTGATCATGGACAAAAAGGCCATTTTAATGGGGATGATGGATTATCGGCCGGCCATTCAGCTGCTGGATACAGAAACGGGCAGTGTCCTTACCGTCCAAGGAATATATGCCAACGAGGTGAGTATTCTACAGCTAAGAAAGGATCCGGTGCTGAAAGTATTTGATGTGCTGGTGAGCAAGCGGGACCGTTATAAGAAAAGGAGCCTTTCTATCATGACCTTTGACTTGGAAGGAAACAAACTGCGCGAAGTAAAAGTGGAACCGGAAAACCGGCCCGACTTGGAGATTGTCGAGGGGATCTTGACGTCCATGGATGATTACAGTCAAGTGTTGATAGGCCCTTACGGGCAAAGAAAACGCGATCCCAATATGGGGGTGTATTTTACCAGGATCAATGAATTTGGCGAGTATGAAAACCGGTTTTTGACCTTGGCGGATTTTCAGCATTTTTATAATTACCTTCCGGAGAAGCAAAAGGCCCGTCGGGAGCGGAAGCTGGCCCGGGATATTGAAAAGGAACGGGACCTTGTCCTTCCCAATACCTTGGTCACCAGGGAAATTGTGGCGGGTAACAACTACTTTTTGGTATACAATGATTATTACCTGACAAGTTCGGGGAGGTTTTCTCCCCGGGATATGATGTACAGTAGTGATTTTTACCGCTATGCTCCCCTGAGCATGCGTAACAGGGTGGTTCCTGGTGGTTATCCCTGGGACTATCCCGGTACCGATGTGATGTCCAACAACGAGTACAAATTTATGGCAGCCCAGTTTTTACTGTTGGATGAAGAAGGGCAAATCCTGTGGGACAATTCCCTTTCCCTGAAGGACGTCACCACTACCAGTCCCGGTAAATTTGGAGAAGTCAGTTTTGATGGAAGCAACTTGTTTTACCTCTATTTGGAGGACGAAAAATTGCAGCTCAGTTATCTCCATAATGGTGAGATCGAGCTGGAAAATGAGCCGGTGGAGCTTGCCTTGATCGATGAGGAGGAGCGGATCAAGGACACCCAAGGGGAAAGCCTTTCCCTTAGCTGGTGGTATGGCGATTATTTTTTGCTCTCAGGAAAGCAGCGAATCAGGTATTTGGGGGATTCGGGCAAAGAAGAGATCAGGGAAGTGTTCTTTTTGACCAAAATCCAGGCCAATGCAAGCTTGATTCCTGAAGAGGAAGCCGAAGAAGAATAG